One region of Danio rerio strain Tuebingen ecotype United States chromosome 5, GRCz12tu, whole genome shotgun sequence genomic DNA includes:
- the lnpep gene encoding leucyl-cystinyl aminopeptidase: MIENSMFEEEPDVVDLAKESPSYHIDSDDVTYEPRSSRLLVRGLGENDMDEDEEDYESSARLLGMSFMNRSSSQRSAASSYTRQQPSNSCSPLSTKTTAVGVLILVLVVSMFMVIYFVPSCTFTKKGCQKSNSSMSSIYPISTSGELFPWTDLRLPVSVHPVHYNISLHPDLNSMTFQGNVSIVVLVVHETKNIVLHSSDMNIIKVTFDDKEYRFLEYKPWQQIAIKFPEDLKKGQYVLKFSYKANLSNSYDGFYNSSYVDTAGTKRVLAATQFEPLAARKAFPCFDEPAFKSTFVVKMTREAKYISLSNMPKIKTTDLNENGLQEDEFESSVKMSTYLVAFIVAEFSSHSKNVSKTTVSVYAVPDKKDQVHYALETACKLLKFYNTFFEIEYPLSKLDLVAIPDFLAGAMENWGLITFRETTLLVGNQSSRFDKQLVTSVIAHELAHQWFGNLVTMRWWNDLWLNEGFATYMQYMSIENVFPDLDIDIEFLNVRFKALAKDALNSSHPVSTFVSTPEQVEEMFDSVSYEKGASILLMLNATLRDGEFHKGVIEYLQNYNLSNTESKDLWNSLSQVSKQSLNVSEMMNTWTVHKGFPLVTVKRNGPQVTLSQEHFLLNAENGTDDSSLWHIPLTYVNDSCSVLRSCKQVFHLKDKEATLQLPGQVKWLKFNFRSDGFYIVHYDEQGWSDLISALKVDVNVLPSEDKAALINNIFALSRLGKVSFRQVLNLMDYIRNETETAPLTEALSQLGQIYRLLDKRSDLNLASSMTTYIESHFGSLMESQSWEVETSVSKMTLRSALLETACALNRPNCTTQARRLFDQWLASNKTLQIPSDLMRTVFKVAAKTDEGWSKLLGSYKHSIYDTEKRKMLEALASTQDVRKIIWVLQKSLDGSEIQNQEFPLVIHTVCRDFAGYLYAWDFMKENWEKITQKFPIGSFAIQSIITSTTSQFSTKTHLAEVQNFFSSLGAKGSQMRIVQEAIETIKHNMRWMEKNLNTLQSWL; this comes from the exons ATGATCGAGAACAGCATGTTTGAGGAAGAGCCAGATGTAGTGGATTTGGCAAAAGAGTCCCCATCCTATCACATCGACTCAGATGATGTAACCTATGAACCCCGCAGTTCACGACTGTTGGTACGAGGGCTTGGAGAAAATGACATGGATGAAGACGAGGAAGATTATGAATCCTCTGCCCGTCTTCTTGGCATGTCCTTTATGAACCGCAGCTCCAGTCAGCGCAGTGCTGCTTCTTCCTACACCCGCCAGCAACCTTCCAACTCATGTTCACCGCTCTCAACCAAGACTACAGCGGTAGGCGTTCTCATCCTGGTGCTGGTGGTCTCAATGTTCATGGTCATCTACTTTGTACCAAGCTGCACTTTCACCAAGAAGGGCTGTCAGAAGAGCAACTCAAGCATGAGCAGCATCTATCCGATTTCCACAAGCGGAGAACTTTTCCCATGGACTGACCTGAGGTTACCAGTCAGCGTGCATCCTGTGCATTATAATATTTCACTTCATCCTGACCTAAACTCAATGACTTTTCAAGGCAATGTGTCCATTGTAGTTCTAGTCGTGCACGAGACGAAAAATATTGTTCTACACAGTTCGGATATGAACATAATCAAGGTCACTTTTGACGATAAAGAGTACCGCTTCCTGGAGTACAAACCATGGCAGCAGATCGCCATCAAGTTTCCAGAAGATCTTAAGAAGGGGCAATATGTCTTGAAATTTTCCTACAAAGCAAACCTCTCCAACAGCTACGATGGCTTTTACAACAGCTCCTATGTCGACACAGCTGGTACAAAGAG AGTTTTGGCCGCTACTCAATTTGAGCCTCTGGCAGCCCGCAAAGCTTTCCCTTGTTTCGATGAGCCAGCCTTTAAATCAACTTTTGTAGTTAAAATGACCAGAGAAGCCAAATATATCAGCCTTTCAAACATGCCCAAG atCAAAACCACAGATTTGAATGAAAATGGCCTTCAGGAAGATGAGTTTGAGAGTAGTGTAAAAATGAGCACTTACCTGGTTGCGTTTATCGTAGCTGAATTCAGCAGTCACAGTAAAAACGTCTCTAAAACTACG GTGTCGGTGTATGCTGTTCCAGACAAAAAGGACCAAGTGCATTATGCTTTGGAGACAGCTTGTAAACTGTTGAAGTTCTACAATACGTTCTTTGAGATAGAATACCCTTTAAGCAAACTAG ATTTAGTGGCCATTCCTGACTTCCTCGCTGGAGCCATGGAAAACTGGGGGCTAATCACATTCCGCGAGACAACTTTGCTAGTAGGCAACCAATCCTCTCGCTTTGACAAGCAACTAGTGACCTCAGTCATTGCTCATGAACTTGCCCACCAG TGGTTTGGAAATCTGGTTACTATGAGATGGTGGAATGATCTTTGGCTGAATGAAGGATTTGCAACCTACATGCAGTACATGTCCATTGAAAATGTCTTCCCAGATCTTGACATT gACATTGAATTCTTAAATGTGCGTTTTAAAGCTCTGGCCAAAGATGCGCTGAACTCGTCCCATCCAGTGTCTACTTTTGTGAGCACACCAGAGCAGGTGGAAGAGATGTTTGACTCTGTTTCTTATGAGAAG GGAGCCTCAATACTGCTGATGCTCAACGCAACCCTCAGAGATGGCGAGTTTCATAAAGGAGTGATTGAGTACTTACAAAACTATAATCTGTCAAACACAGAAAGCAAAGACTTATGGAACAGTCTCTCCCAG GTGAGCAAACAAAGTTTAAATGTCTCTGAGATGATGAACACCTGGACTGTTCATAAGGGCTTTCCTCTGGTCACAGTCAAGAGAAACGGCCCTCAAGTGACATTGTCGCAAGAACACTTCCTTTTGAATGCCGAAAACGGCACAGACGACAG CAGCTTGTGGCATATTCCACTGACGTATGTGAATGACAGCTGTAGTGTGCTCCGTTCCTGCAAGCAAGTCTTTCATCTCAAGGACAAAGAAG CCACGTTACAGCTTCCAGGTCAGGTGAAATGGTTAAAGTTTAACTTTAGGAGTGATGGCTTCTACATAGTGCATTATGATGAGCAGGGATGGAGCGACTTGATTAGTGCTTTGAAGGTGGACGTGAATGTCCTCCCCTCTGAAGACAAGGCAGCTCTCATCAATAACATCTTCGCTCTCTCCAG ATTGGGCAAAGTGTCCTTCAGGCAGGTCTTAAACCTCATGGACTACATCAGAAATGAGACCGAGACTGCCCCTCTGACTGAAGCTCTCTCTCAGCTTGGTCAGATCTACCGGTTGCTGGACAAAAGATCAGATCTGAATTTGGCTTCTAGTATGACA ACTTACATCGAGAGCCATTTTGGGAGTTTGATGGAGAGTCAGTCGTGGGAAGTGGAAACTTCTGTGTCCAAGATGACGCTTCGCTCTGCCTTGCTGGAGACGGCATGTGCTCTCAATAGACCAAACTGCACAACACAGGCCAGACGTCTGTTTGATCAGTGGCTGGCTTCAAACAAGACTTTGCA gaTTCCCAGCGATCTGATGAGAACAGTCTTCAAAGTTGCTGCCAAAACAGATGAAGGATGGAGTAAGCTTCTAGGCTCTTATAAACACTCCATCTATGACACAGAGAAGCGCAAGATGTTGGAAGCTTTGGCAAGCACTCAGGATGTACGGAAAATCATTTG GGTCCTGCAGAAAAGTCTTGATGGGAGTGAGATTCAAAATCAAGAATTTCCTTTGGTGATCCACACAGTTTGCAGGGACTTTGCTGGCTACCTCTATGCTTGGGATTTTATGAAGGAGAACTGGGAAAAAATCACCCAGAA GTTTCCTATTGGATCCTTTGCCATTCAGAGCATCATCACATCTACAACAAGTCAGTTTTCTACGAAAACACATCTCGCAGAG gtCCAGAACTTCTTCAGCTCCTTAGGAGCAAAGGGCTCTCAGATGAGGATTGTGCAGGAAGCCATTGAGACCATCAAGCATAACATGCGTTGGATGGAGAAGAACTTGAACACGCTCCAGAGCTGGTTGTAG